Within the Acidihalobacter prosperus genome, the region CGTGATCCAGTGTGCGTACAGTTTGGCCACGCCATAGGGGCTGCGGGGGTGGAACGGCGTCTCCTCCGTCTGCGGGATCGCCTGTACCATGCCGAACATCTCGGAAGTCGACGCCTGGTAGAAGCGGATCTTCGGGTTCACGATCCGGATCGCCTCCAGCAAGTTCAGCGCCCCCACGCCGGTAATCTCCGCGGTGGTGACCGGCTGGTCGAAGGACACGCCCACGAAACTCTGCGCGGCGAGATTATAGATCTCCGTCGCGCCACTGTTCTGCAGTAGGCGGATGGCCGAACTCATGTCGGTGAGGTCGAATTCGACCAGGTGGAGGTTCGGATGCCCCGCCACGCCGAGTTCCTCCATACGCCAGAAATTAACGGAGCTCGTGCGACGGTAGGTCGCGTAGACGACGTAGCCCTTCTGCAGCAGCAACTCCGCCAGATAGGCGCCGTCCTGGCCGGTGATGCCGGTGATGATGGCTGTTTTCGACATGGTTCACTCTCTAGTATCGGTGTGTTGTGTCACGAACGGGCGAATAGCACCTTTCACGCGGGAGCCCTCGCTCGCCATGCTGAGCATGGGAATGTCTCCCGAGCTGTCGCCTTAGGCATAGGTCCTCCTCGGGGAGCCAACGCTCTCCAGGAGGGCCCGGATGCGCCGAACCTTTTCGTGGCCGTAGAGTCGGCACCCTCAAACTTCCCCGTCAGCACGCCCTCGGCGTCGGCCTCGAGCGAGGAGGCCAGGCAGGCATCGATGCCGACGCGCTCCGCCCACGGCTCCAGATAAACGTCCAGCGAGGCGCTGACCAGCACGCATCGGTGCCCCTGCGACTGGTGCCAGCGCAGCCGCGCGAAGGTGTCCGAGCGGAGCATCCCGTTGATGTGTGTTTCCGCGAAGTCGCGCCCTAGGGAACGCAAGTCTTCCAGCGATGTCCCGGCGAGCGCCTGGCCAAAAAGCGCCTCCTTGGCGCGATCGTTTCGCGTGATGCGCAAAGCATACCCCAACAGCCAGGGCGATACCGACAGCAAATCCAAAGCCAGCGGCGCGCTTCCTCTCACCATCCTGAGAAACGGGATCAGGCTGTCCCGATACGTCAGCGTGCCGTCGAAATCGAAGAAGGCGACCGGCCGGGGGCTCATAACTCGAGCCGCTTGAAAACGGCTTCGGGAATATGCCGGATGATCAACATGATCCACCGCCACACTCCCGGCAGGTAGACAACATCCCGCCGCTTGGCGATCGCGCGCAGTATACCCTGGGCCACGGCTTCTGGCGGCGCCCACAGCAGGCCCTTTTTCTCGATATGCGCCGTCATGGGCGTATCCACGAAGCCGGGCTTGATGGTGACCACCGAGACGCCCGCACGCACCAAACGATTGCGTAACCCCTGGAGGAACAGGGTCAGCATCCCCTTGGCCGCACCGTAAACGTAGTTGCTCTGCCGCCCCCGGTCGCCGGCGACGGAGCTGATCGCGGCGACCACGCCGCCCCCCCTGCACCTCCAGCCTGTTCGCCGACAGGGTCAGCAGCGAGATCGCGCTCAGGGCGTTGGTCGTCACCTCCGCGAGCGTCAGTTCGACCGATCGCTCGCAGGCCTTCTGATCCGGCAGCGAGCCATGCGAGACCAGAACGACGTCCATGCCGCTCAGGGCTTCCTCGGCTTGGGACAGCAGGGCCTCATGCCGTGCGTGCTCGTTCAGATCCGCGGCGATGGCAGAGGTGGCCCCAAAAATCACGATACGTTGCATAGTCACTCCATGCCCCCCCGCCAGAAACTCGACGAGAACTTCGGATCGACGAAGGCGCTGAACTCCGACCAGGCGGGATAGGCAGCACGGAACAGGTCGCCCGGCATGCGCGCACGACCGCATCGAGTTCGTCCAGAAGCCTTAGGGTACTCCGACCCTGGTTCGGGAAATCCAGGGCCAGGGTTGCCCCCGGCCGCGGGAAGGAAAGCATTCCCGGCGCAGGACTGTGCCCGAAGGTCTTGAGCACCGCCAGGAACGAGCCCGTCTTGTGCCGGGCGATGATCTCGAGCAGATCCTGCACGCCCTCCGCGCTGGCTGCGGGCGGCAGGACGCACTGGTACTGAAAGAACCCCTTGCGCCCGTACATCCGGTTCCATTCCAGGATGCCGTCCAGGGGGTAGAAATAGGGCACGTAATGCGCCAGCTCGGCCGTTTTTCGCAGGCGGCGGTGGTAATACAGCGATTCGTAGTCATGACACTCATTTCATTGCCACCGTCTGATTCACGGGCAATATGATGGACAGAAGCTGCTCCACACTCTGGCTCCATGTCATCCATGGAATATCGGAGGATTGAGGATAGGTATTCGAGTCGTAAAGCCCTAACCATTGATTGACACTTTTCGCCAATGCCTCCGGCTCGCGGCCTTCGAAATAATATGCATGCTTGCCGGCAACCTCACGAAATACCGGGATGTCACGCGCAATAATGGGCAGGTGCCGCTGAGCGGCCTCGATCAGAGGAAGACCGAAGCCCTCGCCCTCGGATGCAGCGATCAGACAAGTGCTTGCCGCATAGATCCGCTCCAGGTACTCGTCGCTGATTCCTTCGAGCCAAAACAGACGCTTATTCATCTCCGGATGACTGCGCAGCCGCTCCGCCAGCTCTCCGGTCTTCCAGCCTTCCTTGCCGACTATGATCAGATTGGCGGTGCTGCCCTCTTCCCAGAGCACCTCGAATGCGGCAAGCGCCTGGGCATGCCCCTTCCGGGGTTCCAAGGTACCCACCATAAGAAAATTGACTCGCCCCGTTGCCGTCCGAAGTACTTCCTCCGCATCAGGCGGAAGACCACGCGATGGAGACGAATTCTCTATGTCGGCCCCCAGGTGAAACCAGGAGATACGAAGCGGCCGACTTCTCTTCGGATCATTCCTGTCGACCCAGTCGGTGAGCTCATCGGCAACCGCCTTGGAGATACACACAGCCTCATCGCTCGCGGCCACCACTTCCAGCCACTGCCGAAAGGCGGTCACCAAAGCATCGTCGAAGAAGTGCGGCATCAGCACACAAAGCAGGTCATACACTACAAACTTGATCAGAACTCCATGGCGCCGCATCTGCTCAAGGGTTTCCCTCTGGGCGGAGACGACATGCGGATGCAAATCCAAGCCCAAAAAGACATCTCCGGGATAGAACGATATGGCGTCATCTCTTAAGCCACCGACAGCAGGCTCACCTAAAAATGAACTGGAAAACGCATTCGCCCGGAAGTATCCCAATCTATCCGCATTTGCATAAACGGGAATCACGTCATAACCAGATGGCTCATTGTTCAGCAAATAGCCGAGAACACTTCGTACGACACGTTGAATTCCGCTCTTTGCATCAACATGAACCAGTGCCGACACATCCACAAACAGTTGCCTGTTCTGCCCGACCGGAACGATATTGGAGGCAACGCACCGTGCGATCCTCCCCTTGTCGGCATCAGTGAAATCGCCCCCCCCACAATCAGCGAGCGAATTCAGTAGTTCTGTAACTATCTCATCCGGGCTCTTGGCCGAAGAAACACTAGTCTGTATGGCTCCGCTCCCCGAAGCATCGCGATCATCCCTTAAAGACGAAACCGCCTCCATCACCTTGTTGTAAACAAACTCGACGGAAATGTTTGCCAGACAACGCATTTCGTGCTGGCAGTCGGAACGGGACGCAATATGGCAAGGTGAACAGGAAACACTTTCGTGGACAACATAGCTGTCGCCAAATACGGGCGCCCATTCTGCAACCGTCTCATGTCCCGCATAAACACCGAGAACAATGAGATCGAGATAGCCGGCCAAATGTACGCCAAGCGAGTTATTGGCTACGCAGATGGCATTCCTCGCAAGAGACTGCACAAGATCAGAGAACTCAAGCCCTGCATGAATCGTAATTTTCCCGTCGGACCCGAGGCCGAATCGACGTGCTTCATCATCACTGGCGAAATAAACATTGATGGCTTCGATGCGTGCATCCTGATCCAGCAACTCGATGAGCCCACGATAATTTTCGCGCCCCCACTCCTTAACGTCGTTCCCGGCATGGGGAAAGATTGCCACCGCGCTCGAATCGTCTTTCCGCCGCTCAGCCAGCGCGGGGAGCGACACGTAATCATTGATGTCCTCAGGCAAGGCATCGATTATGCGCAGCATTTGGACGGTGATTGACGTCCTGTTGAGCGGTGTCGTCTCGAATGGGATATCGGGGTAGGAGGGAAGCACCACATCAAGCTTGTCGTCAATATCCGGGTCGAAGGTCTGGTAGCCTGCTTTGTGTTTGGCCTTCACCTTCGCGAGCAGAAATCGCGTGTCTCTTTGTCTTCGCAAATCTATCGCAATATCGTACTCACCAAGCCGATCGAGAAATTCACCGATCTCGCTGTCTTTAGCGGATGGTGATTCGGCCGATTTCTTCTTGAAAAAGTCCAAAAAAAACAGATTGTCAAAAACCTTGATCTGCTCGGCGATCGAAGCGTTCCAGCTTCCGACCACTGCATCTATGGTTGCATAGGGATATCTGGCTCGCAATTTCGTAATGGCAGGAACCGCGAGAAGCAAATCCCCCATATGATCCAGCTTGATTACAAGTATTTTTTTGTTGTTTTGAAGAAATTTCGATGTTTTCTGTACATTGACAGGCGCAAGACCCTTCACCGAAGAGCCGCGATCGAAGACCCGAACCGCCCGCAGCGCGCGCTTGGCGCTTTCATCCCAAGAGAACTTACCGATCTGCGATTTTGCGTGGGCGGCAAGAGAAGCGCGAAAATCCTCATCTACGAGCCCCTGCTCCATTTTCCTGCTTATCGATGAAACCGAACAAGGATCGAACAACGCATCCTCATAACCCACCACCTCAGGGAGGCTTGTTGCATTGGAGGCTATGACAGGCGCCCCACAGGCCATGGCCTCCAGCGGAGGAAGACCGAATCCTTCATGCAGCGATGGAAAAACGAATAATGCACAACTGTTGTACAACTTGAGCAAGTCGTCGTCTTCGACATAGCCGGTCAGAACGACTTCTTCGTCCGTCAAGCCGCAGCTCTTGGCAGTTTTCAGAAGATCCTTCGCGTGACCTTCCGGCATTTTCCCGGCAAGCACAAGCTGGTGTATATCTCTTAAACCATCAGGAAGCTCCGCATAGGCTTGAATCAAACGGCGCAAGTTCTTTCTGTCATCCGCGCCGCCCGTATACATGACGAACTCACGTGTGATTCCGACCCTACGACAAACCTCGCCCTTCTCTTGCTCCGACAAATTCAACCTATGAAACGATGGGTCAAATGCCCCCGATACATTGACAACCCGATGCTCATCGAAGCCAACGGCATCGATGGCTTCCTGCCGAGCGCTTTCGGAAATGGCTAGCAGTTGTTGGCTTCGTTTTAGAGACTGGATCTTGCGAGAATAGTGCTCCCGGAGAATATCATTCGACTTGTAATTCTCATCTGGATTTATGAGCGGAATCAAATCATATAGGACAACAGCGACGGGAGTATTCCCATCCAATTCTCCAACGCTGGTGACCGCATCATCCCCATATCCCTCGAATAGACTGGTGATCAACACCACGTCGGGATCTAGGCTAGCAAAAAAAGCTTCCCTAATTCGTTCAGCCACTTGGCGTCGTTGCCGGTTATTTGGGTTTGTGGCCCTAGTGGGTCCCGGCACCTCCCATACCCGCACGTTTTCTTGTGGAAGAATGCCCTCGAAGGCCGCGCGAACGGGCTCTATGGTTTCATGAAACAAGCCATTCAAGGCCACGATGACCTCATGCTCACCACGATTGCGTGCAATCGCTTTCGCCAGAGACAGCGAATATCGCCCGATACCGCGAAACCGGCTTTCGGTTTGCGCGCCCTGCAAGTCCAGGACGATACGCATCAATGCCGCTCCTTTCTGGAATTAATAGCTCGATCGAGCTCTTCGTAAACACTGCGCGCACGCGGAGGGAGGTCATTCAAATCGCATTGATTTATTTCGTTGTTCTGTTGAACGCGTTCTTTCATTCTTCCATATAGTTTCTTGAGCGGCGCATACAAGCCAATCTTCTTCACAACACGCACGCCAAAATGCCTGAGACGCGAATGGGATTGCAGAAGAACAACACCACGCCGCGCCACGGGATAGGCCATTTTTTTAACAAACTTCTTTGCCCTTACGGTCGCGCCTTCCTGGCGCACCATCCTAAGCTGATGCGCCATCCATCTCAGGGGGGCTGTCATCCTCCAGGATCGACTGCCACAAATCCCATGCAACTCACTTAGCGCCTGCAAGGCCGTTGCTTCCGCCTTTTGCGCATGCGCGACAGCTTCATCTATTCGCTGCAGGTGTCCCGCTTCATAGCGCATCGCCAGATCTTCAAGGGTCAAACCGTATCGTTGTTCGTAAGCCGCATCAAAACCCTTCAGTATTTCTTCCTGCGCCGCCTTTTGGGCAACTATTGCGTAGTCCGGACTCACGCCGTTGAGCACCTGCAGCAAGCTGATGTTCTTCGCGGTTCGCAGTTCCTCAGGCTCCTGAAGCCCCAGGGTCTTGGTGCGCAGGAATCCTGTGTAGTCCGGCAAAAACGACAACAGCCTAGGCGGCAACGGCTGCAGATGCGTGGGGTCTGAATAGAAACTGGATGAGCCGACGACGATGTTTTCCGGATTTGGCGTCTCCAAAATAAGTAGACCGGCGGGCTTTAACACCCGCAACGCCTCTTCCACCAACTTTTGCAATGCGCCAAATGGGATATGCTCTGCCATATGGAAGCCCGAAACGATCGTCTGGCTTTCGTCAGGAAGTTGCTCGAGAGCCTCTATGGCGTCTTTTTTGTCGACGGAAAATCCTCGTTCTCGGCAGGCCGCCAGCATCCCTTCATCCAGGTCGACGCCTTGGCAGGAAAAACCGGATTCACCCAGGAGTTCCAGCCATTCGCCCCGGCCACACCCCAAATCGATTACGGCACAATGGTCATATATGCTCTTTAGCGGCAGAACGAACGGGAGATAGACCCGCAATCTCCCCTTGATTAACTCCCGAGAACCACGATAGCGATCTTCGAATGCCCGATAAAAATTTACGCCATGCATAAGTACAATTCCGTTGCGAACTCAACCGGATCCAGCGATGGACGGCACATCACGCCCCCTGAATCACGGCTTCGATTTCATCCACCAGATGAGGGACGGGAAAGGCATTGTTTCTGACTTCGACATTCAGCCTGAGCAATGGCTCTGTATTGGACCCACGCAGATTGAAACGCCAGTCCGGGAACTCCACGCTGACACCATCCGTCCGGTCTACGGTTGGATTCTGAGGCAAGAAGCGGGCCAGCACCCGCTCGATCGTGCCCGGCACGTCCTCGACCCGACAGTTGATCTCGCCGCTGCATGGATAGGCAGCCATGCGCTCGTCGACCAGATCCGCCAAGGTCTTGCCGCTCGCGCTCATCAACTCGCCGATCAGCAGCCAAGGGATCATGCCAGAATCGCAGTAGGCGAATTCCCGGAAATAGTGGTGTGCGCTCATCTCGCCGCCGTAGACGGCGTCTTCCTCGCGCATGCGCTGTTTGATGAAGGCATGGCCGGTCTTGGACTGGACCGGGATACCACCCGCCTCCCGCACCTGTTCGATGGTGTTCCAGGTCAGACGGGGGTCATGGATGATCTTCGCCCCCGGATGCTTGGCCAGCAGCGTCTCGGCCAGCAGTCCCACCAGGTAGTAGCCTTCTATGAAACGGCCCTTGGCGTCGAACAGGAAGCAGCGGTCGAAGTCGCCGTCCCAGGCAATGCCCAGATCGGCGCCATGCTCAGCCACAGCCTTTGATGTGGCCGAACGCATTTCCGGCAATAACGGATTCGGCACACCATTGGGGAAATTGCCATCCGGCTGTTCATGGACGTAATGCACCTTGAAGGGCAAGTACTTTTCCAAGCGTCGCATGACCGGACCGGCACCGCCGTTGCCGGGGTCGGCCACGATGGTCAACGGTTTGAGGCGGGAGACATCAACGTAACCCAGCAGGTGTTCGATATAAGCGGTCTTGTCGTGATCCTCGATCACATTGCCCCGGCGATCCGCCGGCTGATACTCGCCGGAGATCACGCGATCGCGAACGGCAAAAAGACCGGTATCGCCGCTGACGGGCCGTGCGCCCTCGCGCACGAGCTTCATGCCGTTGTAGCCCTTGGGGTTGTGGCTCGCGGTGATCATGATGCCGCCACCCACGCCATCTGTCTCACGGTGGAACGTCTGGAAATAGACTTCTTCCGTGCCGCACAAGCCAATGTCAATCACGTCCGCGCCGGCATCGCACAGCCCACGAATCAGGGCTTCAGAAAGCATGGGGCTTTCCAGGCGCACGTCATGGCCAACCACGACTTTCGCAGCGCCGATTTCATCGACAAAGGCGCGGCCAATCGCATAAGTCACATCGGCATCCAACATTTCCGGGACTTGGCCACGGATGTCATAGGCCTTGAAGCAGGCCCTGACCTTCGCGGTAATTGCCGACTGGCTCATGATTCTTTCCCCGCATCGCCACTTTGCCTATCGAGCATCACCGGGTGGATGACCGCCAAGGTAGCTGAACCATGCATCTCCCGAGCACACCGAAAAGCCTTGCTGACCGGCACCACCTCGTCGGGAACGAAATGAATAGGCTTAAGTATCCCTTGCGTAAAACTGGGTGGAGATGCGCTCCTGCTCCTCCGCTCATAATGACGAAATGTGATATCGGTCACCACCGACCCCGTGAATTCGCTACCCAGAGCGCGTCTCATGCCCTTACTGCGGCCCCCACGGAGGGTTGCTCCAGCTCGGCTGTACTACCCTGTCTCACGATGCGTCCGTGCTCCAGCCGAACGTAGCGGTCGCAGAATTGCGCGACCTGGCTCTCCGCATGTGATACGAACAACAATGTCATCCCATTCTTGCGCATGGTCTCGATGCGATCGAGACACTTGAGCTGAAAGTCTGCGTCGCCCACAGACAAAATCTCGTCAGCCAACAAGATTTCGGGGTCCAGATGCACCGCGACGGAAAACCCAAGCCGCGCATACATACCGGAGGAATAGTTCTTCACAGGCTCGTAGATAAACTCTCCGAGCTCTGAGAAGTCCAGAATCGAGCTAAACAACGCCCGAGTCTCCCGGTTTTTCAGGCCGAACAGGCTGGCGTTCAGATAGATATTCTCTTCCCCCGTCAGCTCGGGGTTGAAACCCACGCCCAAGGCAATCATCGGCACGAGGCGGCCGCGGGTCACGACGCGACCAGTGGTCGGAGGCACAATACCGGCAATCAAGGTCAGCAGGGTGCTCTTGCCGGAACCGTTGTGCCCCATGAGACCCAGCGCCTCGCCGCGTTCTACGCTGAAAGAAACATTATCCAAAGCACGGAAACGATGAGGTTGCGGCCGCCAGCGTTTGTCGAACAGACCGACGACCCGCTTCTTGAGAGAGTCCTGTGCATTATGATGGA harbors:
- a CDS encoding HAD-IB family hydrolase, whose amino-acid sequence is MSPRPVAFFDFDGTLTYRDSLIPFLRMVRGSAPLALDLLSVSPWLLGYALRITRNDRAKEALFGQALAGTSLEDLRSLGRDFAETHINGMLRSDTFARLRWHQSQGHRCVLVSASLDVYLEPWAERVGIDACLASSLEADAEGVLTGKFEGADSTATKRFGASGPSWRALAPRGGPMPKATARETFPCSAWRARAPA
- a CDS encoding glycosyltransferase, giving the protein MRIVLDLQGAQTESRFRGIGRYSLSLAKAIARNRGEHEVIVALNGLFHETIEPVRAAFEGILPQENVRVWEVPGPTRATNPNNRQRRQVAERIREAFFASLDPDVVLITSLFEGYGDDAVTSVGELDGNTPVAVVLYDLIPLINPDENYKSNDILREHYSRKIQSLKRSQQLLAISESARQEAIDAVGFDEHRVVNVSGAFDPSFHRLNLSEQEKGEVCRRVGITREFVMYTGGADDRKNLRRLIQAYAELPDGLRDIHQLVLAGKMPEGHAKDLLKTAKSCGLTDEEVVLTGYVEDDDLLKLYNSCALFVFPSLHEGFGLPPLEAMACGAPVIASNATSLPEVVGYEDALFDPCSVSSISRKMEQGLVDEDFRASLAAHAKSQIGKFSWDESAKRALRAVRVFDRGSSVKGLAPVNVQKTSKFLQNNKKILVIKLDHMGDLLLAVPAITKLRARYPYATIDAVVGSWNASIAEQIKVFDNLFFLDFFKKKSAESPSAKDSEIGEFLDRLGEYDIAIDLRRQRDTRFLLAKVKAKHKAGYQTFDPDIDDKLDVVLPSYPDIPFETTPLNRTSITVQMLRIIDALPEDINDYVSLPALAERRKDDSSAVAIFPHAGNDVKEWGRENYRGLIELLDQDARIEAINVYFASDDEARRFGLGSDGKITIHAGLEFSDLVQSLARNAICVANNSLGVHLAGYLDLIVLGVYAGHETVAEWAPVFGDSYVVHESVSCSPCHIASRSDCQHEMRCLANISVEFVYNKVMEAVSSLRDDRDASGSGAIQTSVSSAKSPDEIVTELLNSLADCGGGDFTDADKGRIARCVASNIVPVGQNRQLFVDVSALVHVDAKSGIQRVVRSVLGYLLNNEPSGYDVIPVYANADRLGYFRANAFSSSFLGEPAVGGLRDDAISFYPGDVFLGLDLHPHVVSAQRETLEQMRRHGVLIKFVVYDLLCVLMPHFFDDALVTAFRQWLEVVAASDEAVCISKAVADELTDWVDRNDPKRSRPLRISWFHLGADIENSSPSRGLPPDAEEVLRTATGRVNFLMVGTLEPRKGHAQALAAFEVLWEEGSTANLIIVGKEGWKTGELAERLRSHPEMNKRLFWLEGISDEYLERIYAASTCLIAASEGEGFGLPLIEAAQRHLPIIARDIPVFREVAGKHAYYFEGREPEALAKSVNQWLGLYDSNTYPQSSDIPWMTWSQSVEQLLSIILPVNQTVAMK
- a CDS encoding class I SAM-dependent methyltransferase, coding for MHGVNFYRAFEDRYRGSRELIKGRLRVYLPFVLPLKSIYDHCAVIDLGCGRGEWLELLGESGFSCQGVDLDEGMLAACRERGFSVDKKDAIEALEQLPDESQTIVSGFHMAEHIPFGALQKLVEEALRVLKPAGLLILETPNPENIVVGSSSFYSDPTHLQPLPPRLLSFLPDYTGFLRTKTLGLQEPEELRTAKNISLLQVLNGVSPDYAIVAQKAAQEEILKGFDAAYEQRYGLTLEDLAMRYEAGHLQRIDEAVAHAQKAEATALQALSELHGICGSRSWRMTAPLRWMAHQLRMVRQEGATVRAKKFVKKMAYPVARRGVVLLQSHSRLRHFGVRVVKKIGLYAPLKKLYGRMKERVQQNNEINQCDLNDLPPRARSVYEELDRAINSRKERH
- a CDS encoding phosphohexomutase domain-containing protein; amino-acid sequence: MSQSAITAKVRACFKAYDIRGQVPEMLDADVTYAIGRAFVDEIGAAKVVVGHDVRLESPMLSEALIRGLCDAGADVIDIGLCGTEEVYFQTFHRETDGVGGGIMITASHNPKGYNGMKLVREGARPVSGDTGLFAVRDRVISGEYQPADRRGNVIEDHDKTAYIEHLLGYVDVSRLKPLTIVADPGNGGAGPVMRRLEKYLPFKVHYVHEQPDGNFPNGVPNPLLPEMRSATSKAVAEHGADLGIAWDGDFDRCFLFDAKGRFIEGYYLVGLLAETLLAKHPGAKIIHDPRLTWNTIEQVREAGGIPVQSKTGHAFIKQRMREEDAVYGGEMSAHHYFREFAYCDSGMIPWLLIGELMSASGKTLADLVDERMAAYPCSGEINCRVEDVPGTIERVLARFLPQNPTVDRTDGVSVEFPDWRFNLRGSNTEPLLRLNVEVRNNAFPVPHLVDEIEAVIQGA
- a CDS encoding ABC transporter ATP-binding protein, yielding MSEPVIIVEQVTKDFVLHHNAQDSLKKRVVGLFDKRWRPQPHRFRALDNVSFSVERGEALGLMGHNGSGKSTLLTLIAGIVPPTTGRVVTRGRLVPMIALGVGFNPELTGEENIYLNASLFGLKNRETRALFSSILDFSELGEFIYEPVKNYSSGMYARLGFSVAVHLDPEILLADEILSVGDADFQLKCLDRIETMRKNGMTLLFVSHAESQVAQFCDRYVRLEHGRIVRQGSTAELEQPSVGAAVRA